One genomic segment of Pandoraea sputorum includes these proteins:
- the recR gene encoding recombination mediator RecR yields MPQLQLSSLQELVDALRALPGVGPKSAQRIAYHLLQRDRKGAVRLGEALVHASEQIRHCARCNTFTEVEICETCLDPERDTSLLCVVETPADQNMLEQTMTFKGLYFVLMGHLSPLDGVGPGEIHFEQLIRRATDGVVKEVVLATNFTNEGEATAHYIGQTLKARGLRVSRLARGVPVGGELEYVDAGTIARAVLDRHTL; encoded by the coding sequence ATGCCTCAGCTCCAGCTCTCGAGCCTTCAGGAACTCGTCGACGCCTTACGCGCGTTGCCGGGTGTCGGCCCGAAGTCCGCCCAACGTATCGCTTACCATCTGCTGCAACGTGACCGCAAAGGCGCGGTGCGGCTGGGCGAGGCGCTGGTGCATGCCTCCGAGCAGATCCGCCATTGCGCGCGCTGCAATACCTTTACCGAAGTGGAAATCTGCGAGACTTGCCTCGATCCCGAGCGCGATACAAGCCTGTTGTGCGTGGTGGAAACGCCCGCCGATCAGAACATGCTTGAGCAGACGATGACGTTCAAGGGGCTGTATTTCGTCCTGATGGGCCATCTGTCGCCGCTCGATGGCGTGGGGCCCGGCGAGATCCATTTCGAGCAACTGATTCGCCGCGCCACCGACGGCGTGGTCAAGGAAGTGGTGCTCGCCACCAACTTCACCAACGAAGGCGAAGCCACCGCCCACTACATCGGACAGACGCTCAAGGCGCGCGGTTTGCGCGTCAGCCGGCTCGCGCGAGGCGTGCCGGTGGGGGGCGAACTGGAGTATGTGGACGCAGGGACAATCGCCCGTGCAGTCCTCGACAGACATACGCTCTGA
- the trxA gene encoding thioredoxin TrxA yields the protein MSETIKHITDASFDADVLKSDKPVLLDFWAEWCGPCKMIAPILDEVSKEYGDKVQIAKINVDEHQGVPAKFGIRGIPTLILFKNGAVAAQKVGALSKSQLTSFLDGNL from the coding sequence ATGAGCGAAACTATCAAGCACATCACCGACGCCAGCTTCGACGCGGACGTTTTGAAATCCGACAAGCCGGTGCTGCTCGACTTCTGGGCAGAATGGTGCGGCCCCTGCAAGATGATCGCCCCGATCCTCGACGAAGTGTCGAAGGAATACGGCGACAAGGTGCAGATCGCCAAGATCAATGTGGACGAGCACCAGGGCGTGCCGGCCAAGTTCGGCATTCGCGGCATCCCGACGCTGATTCTGTTCAAGAACGGCGCTGTCGCCGCTCAAAAGGTCGGTGCCCTGTCGAAGTCGCAACTGACCTCGTTCCTCGACGGCAATCTGTAA
- a CDS encoding YbaB/EbfC family nucleoid-associated protein, producing MLKGNIAGLMKQAQQMQENMKKAQEQLAQIEVEGQSGAGLVKVVMTCKNDVRRVTIDPSLLADDKDMLEDLVAAAFNDAVRKAEATAQEKMGGLTAGLPLPPGFKMPF from the coding sequence ATGCTGAAAGGAAACATCGCGGGTCTGATGAAACAGGCTCAGCAAATGCAGGAAAACATGAAGAAGGCGCAGGAGCAACTGGCTCAGATCGAAGTTGAGGGTCAGTCGGGCGCGGGACTGGTGAAGGTCGTGATGACCTGCAAGAACGATGTGCGTCGCGTGACTATCGATCCGAGCCTGCTGGCCGACGACAAGGACATGCTGGAAGACCTGGTGGCCGCCGCGTTCAACGACGCCGTGCGCAAGGCCGAAGCGACCGCGCAGGAAAAGATGGGTGGCCTGACCGCCGGTCTGCCGCTGCCGCCGGGCTTCAAGATGCCGTTCTGA
- the dnaX gene encoding DNA polymerase III subunit gamma/tau, with product MTYQVLARKWRPKGFSTLVGQEHVVRALTHALEQQRLHHAYLFTGTRGVGKTTLSRILAKALNCETGITAEPCGVCKACKAIDEGRFVDYVEMDAASNRGVDEMTSLLEKAVYAPADARFKVYMIDEVHMLTGHAFNAMLKTLEEPPAHVKFILATTDPQKIPVTVLSRCLQFNLKQMPAGHIVSHLTNILGEEGIDNEPQALRLLAKAAGGSMRDALSLTDQAIAYAAGPLTETAVRGMLGAIDQSVLVRLLDALKDESRTDLLAIADEMAERSFSFASGLQDLGSLLHKIALAQYAPQAVSDDWPEAADVRRLAEALSPEAVQLYYQIATRARGELGLAPDEYTGFSMALLRMAAFTPLLAGGTLAEPPTPQAAGAARAMPATASAAPAPSRAPMGGESTPRASAAPSAPAAASTAPAAQPEARRAPAARTSAPTDGAPMSPARAALAALNAGRKGTAGRAGGSTNANRAGTARASDEAPAGADPEPEPATSAGTSVAAPTPAAAPRACVYRESDGVAPVFTGEWPALAAEIPARGLAQQLAFQSELTEVAGRALHLRVPLRQLADAATTDKLRQVLSEHFGADVQLHVELGQVGTTAASLAAEAAAARQRAAEQAIADDPLMRELIEEFDAQILPGSIRPVQ from the coding sequence ATGACCTATCAAGTACTCGCGCGCAAATGGCGCCCCAAAGGCTTCTCGACCCTGGTGGGCCAGGAGCATGTCGTGCGTGCGTTGACGCACGCGCTCGAGCAACAGCGCCTGCATCACGCCTATCTGTTTACCGGCACGCGCGGCGTCGGCAAAACGACGCTTTCGCGCATCCTGGCCAAGGCGCTCAATTGCGAGACGGGGATTACGGCGGAACCTTGCGGCGTCTGTAAGGCGTGCAAGGCCATCGACGAAGGGCGCTTCGTCGATTACGTCGAAATGGACGCGGCCTCGAACCGTGGCGTTGACGAAATGACGTCGCTGCTCGAGAAGGCGGTCTACGCACCGGCGGACGCGCGCTTCAAGGTCTACATGATCGACGAAGTGCACATGCTCACCGGGCATGCCTTCAACGCGATGCTCAAGACGCTCGAAGAGCCGCCCGCGCACGTCAAATTCATTCTTGCGACGACCGATCCTCAGAAGATTCCGGTCACCGTGCTTTCCCGTTGTCTGCAATTCAATCTGAAGCAGATGCCGGCAGGGCATATCGTGTCGCACCTCACGAACATCCTCGGCGAAGAAGGGATCGATAACGAACCGCAAGCGTTGCGCCTGCTCGCCAAAGCGGCGGGCGGCAGCATGCGCGATGCGCTGTCGCTCACCGATCAGGCCATCGCCTACGCGGCCGGACCGCTGACCGAGACGGCTGTACGCGGCATGCTCGGTGCAATCGATCAGAGCGTGCTGGTGCGTCTGCTCGACGCCCTCAAAGACGAGTCGCGCACCGATCTGCTCGCGATTGCCGACGAAATGGCCGAGCGCAGTTTCTCGTTCGCGTCGGGGCTGCAGGATCTCGGCAGCCTGCTCCACAAGATTGCACTGGCGCAATATGCGCCGCAGGCCGTGTCCGACGACTGGCCCGAGGCGGCAGATGTGCGACGTCTGGCCGAAGCGTTGTCGCCCGAAGCGGTTCAACTCTATTACCAGATCGCCACGCGTGCGCGCGGCGAACTCGGTCTGGCACCCGACGAATACACCGGTTTCTCGATGGCGCTGTTGCGCATGGCGGCATTCACGCCGCTGCTCGCGGGCGGCACGCTCGCCGAACCGCCGACGCCGCAGGCCGCAGGTGCTGCGCGCGCGATGCCTGCCACCGCGTCGGCTGCGCCAGCGCCTTCGCGCGCACCGATGGGCGGCGAGTCGACGCCACGCGCATCGGCCGCACCGTCCGCTCCTGCCGCCGCATCGACGGCACCGGCAGCACAACCGGAAGCGCGCCGTGCACCTGCCGCGCGCACCAGTGCACCGACCGACGGTGCACCGATGTCGCCTGCACGTGCCGCGCTCGCTGCGCTGAACGCAGGACGCAAGGGCACGGCAGGGCGCGCTGGTGGCAGCACGAACGCCAATCGCGCGGGCACGGCACGCGCATCGGACGAAGCACCGGCCGGTGCCGATCCGGAGCCCGAGCCTGCGACATCTGCGGGGACGTCAGTCGCAGCACCCACCCCGGCGGCGGCACCGCGCGCCTGCGTCTATCGCGAATCCGATGGCGTCGCCCCGGTCTTCACGGGCGAATGGCCGGCACTGGCTGCAGAAATCCCTGCACGGGGGCTTGCGCAACAGTTGGCCTTCCAGAGCGAACTGACGGAAGTGGCGGGGCGCGCCTTGCACTTGCGCGTGCCGCTGCGCCAATTGGCGGACGCGGCGACCACCGACAAACTGCGTCAGGTGCTCTCGGAGCACTTCGGCGCAGACGTGCAACTGCACGTCGAACTGGGTCAGGTCGGCACCACTGCCGCTTCGCTGGCAGCGGAAGCCGCCGCGGCGCGACAGCGGGCCGCCGAACAGGCGATTGCCGACGATCCGCTCATGCGTGAGCTGATCGAGGAATTCGACGCCCAGATCCTTCCGGGAAGCATTCGCCCGGTACAATAA
- a CDS encoding sigma-54 dependent transcriptional regulator, which translates to MANDTGRTLIYASRKHNDGLLSFLGEQGWQVVPAKSASDVGRILNPGVTSAALIDLASGYSDREMGAFESCMQPATVGWVAATNPEQLSTTSIRRLIRDYCFDYVNVPCTNDQLAHSIGHAWGMASLCEVPIITPQVGGDQEMVGTCEAMQQLFRTIRKVANTDAPVFISGESGTGKELSAVAIHERSLRAKGPFVAINCGAIPPHLMQSELFGYERGAFTGANARKVGRVESANGGTLFLDEIGDLPIESQASLLRFLQQGAIERLGGHEVIPVNVRIISATHVDLETAVKEGRFRMDLFHRLCVLRVDEPPLRARGQDIEILAHHVLQRFKGDNHRKIRGFTQCAVQAMYEYHWPGNVRELINRVRRAIVMADSRMISAKDLDLLPWVPTLVRTLEEIRAEAEKTAIEQALLRHCHRLTEVAAELGISRITLYRLMCRYGLRGDESGVPA; encoded by the coding sequence ATGGCTAACGATACCGGGCGCACCCTGATTTACGCTTCCCGAAAGCATAACGACGGCTTGCTGTCGTTTTTGGGAGAGCAGGGCTGGCAAGTCGTGCCGGCCAAGAGCGCCAGCGACGTCGGTCGCATTCTCAATCCGGGGGTCACCAGCGCAGCACTCATCGACCTGGCGAGCGGTTATAGCGACCGCGAGATGGGCGCGTTCGAGTCCTGCATGCAACCAGCCACGGTCGGCTGGGTTGCCGCGACAAATCCCGAACAACTTTCGACGACGTCGATCCGTCGCCTCATTCGCGACTATTGCTTCGACTACGTCAACGTGCCTTGCACGAACGACCAGCTCGCGCATTCGATCGGACATGCGTGGGGCATGGCATCGCTGTGTGAAGTGCCGATCATCACGCCGCAAGTCGGCGGCGATCAGGAAATGGTCGGCACGTGCGAAGCGATGCAGCAACTCTTTCGCACCATTCGCAAGGTAGCCAACACCGATGCACCGGTCTTCATCTCGGGCGAGTCGGGCACGGGCAAGGAACTGAGCGCGGTAGCGATCCACGAGCGATCGTTACGTGCGAAGGGGCCGTTCGTCGCCATCAACTGCGGCGCGATTCCGCCGCATCTGATGCAGTCCGAACTATTTGGATACGAGCGCGGTGCTTTTACCGGCGCGAACGCGCGTAAAGTCGGTCGCGTCGAGTCCGCCAACGGCGGCACGCTGTTCCTCGACGAAATCGGCGATCTGCCCATCGAGAGTCAGGCGAGTCTGCTGCGCTTCCTGCAGCAGGGCGCGATCGAGCGTCTGGGCGGCCACGAAGTCATCCCGGTCAATGTGCGCATCATCTCCGCGACACACGTCGACCTCGAGACTGCCGTGAAAGAAGGGCGCTTCCGGATGGATCTGTTCCATCGTCTGTGCGTGCTGCGTGTGGACGAACCGCCGCTGCGTGCGCGCGGGCAGGACATCGAGATTCTGGCCCATCACGTGCTCCAGCGTTTCAAAGGCGACAACCATCGCAAGATCCGCGGCTTCACGCAATGCGCGGTGCAGGCGATGTACGAATATCACTGGCCGGGCAACGTGCGTGAGTTGATCAACCGCGTGCGCCGGGCGATCGTGATGGCCGACAGCCGCATGATTTCGGCCAAGGATCTCGACCTTTTGCCGTGGGTGCCGACGCTGGTGCGCACGCTCGAGGAAATTCGCGCGGAGGCCGAAAAAACGGCCATCGAGCAAGCGTTGCTGCGCCACTGTCACCGTCTGACGGAAGTGGCCGCAGAGTTGGGAATCTCGCGCATTACGCTGTACCGCCTCATGTGCCGGTACGGATTGCGCGGTGACGAATCGGGCGTGCCGGCCTGA
- the rho gene encoding transcription termination factor Rho has translation MHLSELKSQHVSELLEMANGLEIENANRLRKQELMFAILKKRAKSGETIFGDGTLEVLPDGFGFLRSPETSYLASTDDIYISPSQIRRFNLHTGDTIEGEVRTPKDGERYFALVKVDKVNGHPPEASKHKIMFENLTPLHPNKPLLLERDIRGEENVTGRIIDMIAPIGKGQRGLLVASPKSGKTVMLQHIAHAITANHPEAKLFVLLIDERPEEVTEMQRSVRGEVIASTFDEPATRHVQVAEMVIEKAKRLIEMKEDVVILLDSITRLARAYNTVIPASGKVLTGGVDANALQRPKRFFGAARNVEEGGSLTIIATALIETGSRMDDVIYEEFKGTGNMEVHLERRLAEKRVYPSINLNKSGTRREELLIKPEILQKIWVLRKLIYDMDEAEAMEFLLGKIKQTKNNAEFFDLMRRGG, from the coding sequence ATGCATTTATCCGAACTAAAGTCCCAGCACGTCTCCGAGCTGCTAGAAATGGCGAACGGTCTCGAAATCGAGAACGCCAACCGCCTTCGCAAGCAGGAGCTGATGTTCGCCATTCTCAAGAAGCGCGCAAAGTCCGGCGAAACCATCTTTGGCGACGGTACGCTCGAAGTGCTGCCGGACGGCTTCGGTTTCCTGCGCTCGCCCGAGACGTCGTATCTGGCCAGCACGGACGATATCTATATCAGCCCGTCGCAGATCCGTCGCTTCAACCTGCATACCGGCGACACGATCGAAGGGGAAGTGCGTACGCCGAAAGATGGCGAGCGTTATTTCGCGCTGGTGAAGGTCGACAAAGTCAACGGTCACCCGCCCGAGGCCTCGAAACATAAGATCATGTTCGAGAACCTCACGCCGCTTCACCCGAACAAGCCGCTGCTGCTTGAGCGCGACATTCGCGGCGAAGAGAACGTGACGGGCCGCATCATCGACATGATCGCCCCGATCGGCAAGGGCCAGCGTGGTCTGCTGGTCGCTTCGCCGAAGTCCGGTAAGACCGTGATGCTCCAGCACATCGCTCACGCGATCACGGCCAACCATCCGGAAGCCAAGCTCTTCGTGCTGCTCATCGACGAGCGCCCTGAAGAAGTGACGGAAATGCAGCGCTCGGTGCGCGGCGAAGTGATCGCATCGACGTTCGACGAGCCGGCCACGCGCCACGTTCAGGTTGCGGAAATGGTTATCGAGAAGGCCAAGCGCCTGATCGAAATGAAAGAAGACGTGGTGATTCTGCTGGACTCGATCACGCGTCTGGCCCGCGCCTACAACACCGTGATCCCGGCGTCGGGCAAGGTGCTGACCGGCGGTGTGGACGCCAACGCCCTGCAACGCCCGAAACGCTTCTTCGGCGCGGCGCGTAACGTCGAAGAAGGTGGCTCGCTCACGATCATCGCCACGGCGCTGATCGAAACCGGCAGCCGCATGGACGACGTGATCTACGAAGAATTCAAGGGCACCGGCAACATGGAAGTGCACCTTGAGCGTCGCCTGGCGGAAAAGCGCGTCTATCCGTCGATCAACCTGAACAAGTCGGGTACGCGTCGCGAAGAGTTGCTGATCAAGCCGGAAATCCTGCAAAAGATCTGGGTGCTGCGCAAGCTCATCTACGATATGGACGAAGCCGAAGCGATGGAATTCCTGCTTGGCAAGATCAAGCAGACGAAGAACAACGCCGAGTTCTTCGACCTGATGCGCCGCGGCGGCTGA